The Hippoglossus stenolepis isolate QCI-W04-F060 chromosome 1, HSTE1.2, whole genome shotgun sequence DNA segment TCAACATGAAGCTGCACTCTCAGCCACAAGTTGTTCTTGTGGCAGTTAAGGCTCCATTCACTGATAGAGCGACTCTGTTAATGACACAGATAATAGATAGTATTTGACCGTGATTTCTCCCGTTTGTCCGGGACGTTGAACTGTTCCAGGACACGTGAAACTACTCTCTGGTCCTCTGTTGTCCCAGACTCCATCTGTGTGGGTCATTTTGTGCACTTGGACTGTACAAACAGTGACTGGCGGGTTTTTGATCAATCAGCTGCTGGAGGGTGATGTCAGCTCAGCGGTCTGACCAGAACTCTGAGAAAACACCTAAATGGCTAATTCTCTGTACCCGCTGACCCACTtagcctctgctgctctttctctttttccagaCCAACCTGTCACCAGTGAATCCTGTAAATAATTCACAGGCTTGACTGTGAGACCGTCAGCTGATACAGGATGATCTGTTTTCAAGGAACTTCCAGAGTCacaaagtcagtcagtcagtagATTCATCAAGCAAACAGCCAACACTGTGTAGTCAGTGAGTGAATCACTTAGCTGACACATCCTGTAGTTGCTTGTatcagttgtttatttttctctggggatttttattctctccactttctaaatagatttatttttaattacatgtatttaaatttttaattaacaaaaaatTTCAACTTAGCTCATATTCTTAACAGAAACTTATTTATGACCGGTTCAAGCCCCCCCAATTAACCAGACACCTGTTTATTTCAGTACAGTGTGAATGATGTTCAGAGCCTATATTGTGGCATGTCATGTGCTGCGGTTGGGGTGTAGTTCAGTTACCTGTTTTATCTTCCACATTGTGTTGCTTGTTGTTAATAAGCAGTTGCTGTGTGGAGGATGTTAGACCTGTCCTCAAAATGCTGAAGAAGCGAGTGGACAATAAAAAGTGCTCAGTGTGCAAAATACTTTCTGAAAACAACAGTTAATACGTTGACTGCTGAACAATGAAATAATGTTCCCAAGGCAATGAGAAGCCGTACTATCATCCATCTGGTATAGTCCCCAGAGTGCTAAATTCATGCACAGTGTGTATGTAAACAGCCACATATAAAGAGGAGaaagtgggggagagagaagagaggggcaGCTAGAGGAGAGCTGTTGTAGTTAACCACTGTCATACTGTTTGTTCTTATGACAGTAACAGTACCCAGTTATTATATCAATAATAACATCAGCAATGATAACGGCGCCAGTTATTAATAGTAACAGAGACAAAGGATCTTCCACTGCAGTAACTTCTCATCATCCTGAACCTtatcagtggttctcaaatgggggtctGTGAAAAGTTGGAAGATTAAAATCCATTAAGATTATCACAGACATGTCTTTTACCTACTGATCTTTACTCAGTGGGTCAGCAGGAACCTTACCTGGGTCTGAATCTTCTTCATTGttatttcactgttgttttcgTCTATGAAGCCCTGCTTTAATCTGCTGTAATATAACTCCCCTCGCTAAGCCATGATGCTTTTGCCTTTATTTTAGCATATCAGTGTATTTCATCAGTAACATGTCTTGAAAAGGATGACAACATGTAAAATGCATACATTTCTCATCCATCTCTAAAGGGAGAAGCACTGAAACTTTGcacatttctcttgtgttgttctaTCACATGACTAATTGGATGTGTATAAAAATAGGCTATGTCAAATCATCAAACTGAATTGCTTTAGAGGATTGACTGTAAATATAGAAGTGGAGCTCATCTGCACCATCTACTGCCTGAGGATCTGTGTGAAGCAGACAGCAGAGTCACTCAGTGCTGGATGAGTCATTCTGCAGCTCGACAGCTCATCAAAGGATTTCCTTTCAGTGGCATGGTGTGCTCAGACACTCCATTCAAAGTTCATTCTGTTAGTACTTTGTCCCTGTTTGTTACCAAACCCTCagttgtttgctgttttgatccCTGCTTTGCTGACTCCAGACGATCTTTTGCATGTTTATCCATAATGACAAGCATGTGTAGTTATGATGCCCTGACACTTGTTCTGTGCTAAAACCTTAAAGCTGCCAAGGCTGACAAGCTGAATGTCCTTCCTGCTGATTTGGTTACTGACTCTGGTGTCCTCTCTCCTGGTAACTGAATCTTTTATTTGGGAAGACGATGCCACAAGAGCTGGCATTTTATTCTCCTCACTATCTCACCAGccaagataaaaaaagaaaaatcagtaGATGTTGACACAGatcatcacaataaatgtcacattattatttctcttttgctgttttttatgggcagagaatgacacTAGACAAAACATTACACATCTGATCTTGATTTATTACCCGGCACTagttaaaacaataatataaataaaaccacttggtgttttcatttcataataaaagtccTTAATACATTCATCCATCAATGATGTGCACTGAAAAAAAGAGCTGGTTTCCTGATGTTTCTTTCAGAGTGTAACACCACCAGGTAAAAGGGCCTGGTGCTGTACGTTAAGGTCCAGTCACTGGTTATTGCATTGAGCAGTTGTTATAAATGAATTGCAGTAAGTTGTTACTTCCCCCTGTATGTGCTGATGTACACATTCACCAGCTTTGcctcctctccatctgtttgcctctcaaatattattttacaacaacaaccaaaacaGGTTTTATCTGTCTTTTGATCTCATTTTGCTCAGAGTTACGGATACATatctcttgtttgtttaatagtTTGCTTTACTCTCGGCCACAGGCTGATCTGTATCAGTTCATTTCATGACTGGGTCTTTTCAGCATTGAGCTCTTGGGTTTAAAGGAACTTTACCAGGGGGACCAAGACCCCTTTGAGGAACTTAAGAGCTAAAACTGTTTGGCGAGTGGAGGAACGAGGGACTAAATTTAGCTGCTGTACAACAGTTTCAGGTGCTTAAAATAGACACTGTTAATGATGTCGTACCTTCCAAAGGTTTaggaacagacagagacagggtgACAGGGTTTTCAGAACATTATTGTTCAGTCAAACACAGATGCTGCTTCAACTCACATACCACTTCTTACATAAAACAATGACTTTCTGCAGTACTGATTCAATTCATTTCAATGaaatttgattacatttttattgcacaatataaatcatctcaaggcactttgcatTGCAAAGTGGAGACCCAGCAGTTACCACATGAGCCAGCACTTGGCAAAGTGAAGGATGAGTCAGTCAGGGTTCCTGGCTCGTTTTAaaagaagagtgagagagaagtgaatgagagggagggagcagcaataaagagagagagagagaatcaaagAGAAATTCAACTTAATTTGCGGAGTTGATTTATGTAGCTGTGTTTGtaagcagaaataaataatctgGAGTTGGGTTTTACATTCAATTCTCATGAGACTTAAGGACTTAAGGATTACTTAACTGTAATTTTTATGATAATATGAGTAAATCAGTGTCAGGGGTCACTGGGTTGTTATTCTTGctgatatataataatatgtatatttaaaagatttatatttttctgtattacATTTAGAAAGAACACCTGAGTAGTTCTTTATCAGATACAGTTAGTCAACAGCATGTTTTTGTAGAGTAGCAGGTCCCCGGTCCAGTGCAGACACAGGACTGCATCAGCGGACGTTCTGCTTTGGGTGCAGGTGTAGATCGGGTGTTACATTCAGCTTTGTCAGCTACTGGCTTGTCAAGCTCGGCCTGAAGGGAATCTGATCTGTACAGTACAGATGGGGAAGTGATCTCTATATCCTCAACAGCTCTTGGAAAGACACAGAGCGAAACTGTCAACAAAATACTTAAAGATGGGAAACCAAAGCCTGACAGCACATTGTGGAACCGAATGGTTGCTGTTAAGTTAAAGACAGTGAGAAAAGAGCAAGAATGGACCAAAGCTTCCAGCCCAAATTCACTTCACAGCTAATTAATGAGGGGAGGTTTCTGATGAAAAGTAAATGCCTCGTTATTTATCTCTGGGTTCTGTGTTGCTCTGATGCTCACAAATCAGGGCGGTGCTCAGTTGAAAGCTGTTGACAAGTCAGCAGGTGATTGTCTTGGTGTGGAGTCTCTGGTGATTAATGTCCCATCAGAGGTTGGTCAGACCTTATGTGGATGCACGGTGCTGTCTTTCAGGAGTGTCAGCACATCCAGATCTGCGTAAATGTTCCAGCTCCAGCATATTTGTATGTCTAAAGAACAGGCTGGACATTACATCGCTCTTTGCCATATGGAATCCTACCCTGAATCAGAAATGTGTGCCAGCTGTAACAAGATGATCAGGCGAAACATGGACAGAATTGAAAATGCTCAACCATGTCATGCTCCAACGCCACCGAGCTGTGTGATGCTGTTAGCTTCTAAACCAACAGAACATGCCCTGATGACAGTGGCATTTATTGCTTTGagttacatacagtatgtcagtTTCAAGTTGGTTGGTGTAATTCTTTGTGCACAGTagtatttcatgtttaatataGCCTGTTGTAACTAGATAGTACTAAAAGAGACAAAGTCTGAGGTAGGATTAACTATAAATTTCCACCAACTTGAATAGAAAAGTGCTTAGTTTTAAAAGACTTGTGGACAGAAAAAGCAAGTTTTTGATGAACAGTAGgttacagttaaaaaaaaaatacagcaaagttTAAGTAAAAAATTTAAGCAAGTTTGTCAGTTTAACTGTTCTCTTTAACATTTAAGTTAATAATCTGacgtttctttctctgtctctctttttctagACGAGTGGTGAAAAGGTCAGTCGGTTGAGTCTGGTAGATTTGGCTGGGAGTGAACGAGCAGCAAAAACAGGAGCCGCAGGAGAACGACTGAAAGAAGGAAGCAACATCAACAAGTATGCAAAAACCGACCACACATTTACAAACTCATGATTGGTTGTTTTCCCATTTAGGCTGTTTACTTGAACCTGAACTCCAGATGGTTTACCGCCGTGTTACATTTGTTTcccatttgtattatttcaatAGAGAGTTGTCATATCACTCTGCACGTGCACTGAACCTGAAAATGTGTAAGAAATCATAGAGATTATGTTACAGTTCTGGTGAATTTGATGTTATTTACTTGCAGATAGTCGCACTGCAGCAAGTGAAAAGCCCctctcattgtttttgtgtgtatgtgtgtgtttcaggtctCTGACGACTCTCGGCCTGGTGATCTCTGCGCTGGCTGAACAGGGGACTGCCAAAAACAAGACCAAGTTTGTCCCTTACAGAGACTCTGTTCTGACATGGCTGCTAAAGGTACAGAAACAATAGACTTGCATGTCCACCACAGAGAGGAAATACATTCTATTGtgcatttttctctttgtctcataAACGCAACACATCTAATTTCtactcctttctctctccctgcctctctctcctgtgtccAGGACTGTCTGGGGGGCAACAGTCGCACAGCGATGGTTGCAACCGTGAGTCCTTCAGCAGACAATTATGAGGAGACGCTGTCGACGCTGCGTTACGCAGACCGAGCTAAGAGCATAGTCAACCATGCTGTCGTTAATGAAGACCCCAACGCTCGTATCATCAGGGAGCTCAGAGAGGAAGTAGAGAAACTGCGAGTGCAGCTCACTCAGGCAGAGGTGAGACAGCTTCAAAATCTTAGAAATCTGCATGTTAAAGTCTCAGCTTTCCCCCGCTCTCATTCacagttttctttctccagTCTTTAAAGGCTCCTGAGCTGAAGGAGCGCCTGGAAGAGTCTGAGAAGTTGATTCAAGAAATGACCATCACATGGGAGCAAAAGCTTCGCAAAACGGAGGAGGTTGCACAGGTCGgacaaacaaaaatctaataattaaatagattttctgcatttctctttttaatccCTGTGTGAGTATGAtgtttgtccttgtgtgtgtttgcaggagcgTCAGAAGCAGTTAGAGAGTCTGGGTATTTCTCTCCAGTCATCAGGGATTAAAGTCGGAGATGACAAGAGCTTTCTCGTCAACCTCAATGCTGATCCTGCTCTTAATGAACTGCTGGTGTACTACCTGAAGGTGCATACACACTGTGCTCCTCATGCTCTCATCTTCTTAATTATCTCTTATGTTTTCTCTTATTGACCAAACAACAGTGTCACTAATCATTTAGCTTCTGTGTTTGACTCAGATTCAAACATCACATCTCTGCTGacatagaaaatacaaatgcacaCTGTTTGCATTATACAAACTGAAGTTGCATTTTAACAACTAATCggcagaggtcatgtgactgaCAGTAGCTGCTGGAGTGGAAAGCATCAAACAGCTTTCAAGATTAAATATATTGATGTTTATTGGCCTGGATAAGAACtgataaattaaatacaaacttGTAGGTATAGGAGTAGGTGTACTCCACTGAGCAtgatgtcacatgtcacatttaagtatttgtctaattttctgctgaaaacatctttaaatgttGTGTCTCAGGAACACACCAAAGTGGGTTCAGCAGACTCTCAGGACATCCAGCTGTGTGGGATGGGTATCCAGGGAGAACACTGTATCATCGACATTACGCCAGACACTGCTGTTGTCCTCACCCCTTATCGCAACGCTCGGTAAGTTGCATAACAGAGCCAGGCTCCAGTGTTGAGCAACTCTCAGTTTTTAGGGAGGAAAGCAACACTGCAAGGATCAATAATTCgttaacaaacagaaacatcaggTTTTAAGAGTAAATCCGAATGACACTGCTGTTTCCATTGTGTTATAGGACATGTGTTAATGGTTCTCCAGTAACCAGCGCTCTGCAGCTTCACCATGGAGACCGAATCTTCTGGGGAAACAATCACTTCTTTAGGTAATTTTATACAATCcctaaatgtttttatgttgtttggaaaataaagttaaaatgttgttgttaattTCCATAGTTTTTTGATGTCATAGGATATCTATTTGGTGTTAAtcatgtattattttatatcacaacatttttactcagtttatttaagttattattaaacATACCAAACTTGTATGTATGTCAAAGTTTCATCGTATGACATCAGACAAATTGAAGATGGAGCAATTATTACCTAATTGCTGTCAATCAGGTTTCAAGCAAATTAACCAAATGATACCAAAGATCAGAAGTAATAAACCTGCGTCCTACCTGCAGGATCAACCTGCCTAAGCGACGTTCCCGAGGAATGGAGGAAGAGTATGGTGAGGGTGGAGTAATGAAGAACAGTGGCAGCAGCGAGCAGCTGGATGCAGATGGTGACACAGCCAGCGAGGTTTCCAGTGAAGTCAGCTTCTCCTACGAGTTCGCCCAAACAGAGGTCATGATGAAAGCCCTGGGCAATAATGGTAAGGACACgttgtgaaaatgaaatatctaTGTACTGCAATGTTCattttcctgtgtctgttttctgactgttttctgttgtgtccTGTCAGACCCCATGCAGGCCGTCCTCCAGTCTCTGGAGAGGCAGCATGAAGAGGAGAAGCGCTCTGCTCTGGAGCGGCAGAGGCAGATGTACGAGCAGGAACTCCAGCAGCTCCGCAAGAAGCTGAACCCGGACCGTCTGTCCACAGGTCAGTCTGGAGCGCCGACGCCCGGCCAGCAAGGTCCAGGACAACAGTCACACTACCGCAGCCTGGAGAGACTCAGCATGGGAGGGATGAGTCATTCAACCAGCGCTCAGAGCAGACTGAGGCAGTGGAATGAGGACAGGTgagtgtctgtgagtgtgtcggTATGTGCATGCTTGTTGTGTTGCAGATTtaacatttcctcttcttccctgaCAACCCCCTGCAGGGAGGCAGTGTTGGTGAGGAGTCTGAGAAGGTTGAGGGAACAGATCGTGAGGGCAAACCTCCTGGTGCAAGAAGCCTGTTTTATCGCCGACGAGCTGGAGCGACACACTGAGTACAGAGTCACTCTGCAGATCCCATCAGACAACCTCAACGCAAACCGCAAGGTgtcgcacacaaacacgaaCACACTCATGAGCAAGTTTCCTGTCTTCTGCTCGTAATCCATAACCTAATCACacttgtatgtgtctgtgtgtagaggGATGCTGTGCTCAGTGAACCAGCGATTCAAGTCCGACGTCGTTGTCGAGGGAAACAGATCTGGAGcttggagaagatggagaaccGACTGGTGGACATGAGAGAGCTGTACCAGGAGTGGCAGGACTACCACCAACATCACCAAGACAACCCAGTGAGTTAGCATGGCAACTTTGTCATTTCAAGTcttaaaaacataaccttgcCTGGTCACTATGACATCACCATCAGTAGCAGGAGTGTACACATGCTTTAAATGACTGTATTGATTATGTAATGAGGAAATACGTCTTTGTTAACTTTTGAATAATGATCAAATGATAAAActtgcatttatttaaaatatattctcgGTTTCTCTTGTCTAGGTGATGCGCTCATATTTCCGTCGGGCCGACCCGTTCTTCGACGAGCAGGAAAACCACAGTCTGATCGGCGTTGCCAATGTTTTCCTGTCCTGTCTTTTCTACGATGTCAAGCTGCAGTACGCCATTCCCATCATCAACCAGAAGGGAGAGGTAGGGATACTGTTGAGTTACACAGaatgtaaaagtataaaaaattTGATGTATCCTGTTATATCCTAAATATCTCAGTCAGGTAAAAGTCCATGCTgcctgttttaacttcattttcCCTCATTTCATTCTCATCTTCCGGTCAAAACTGAAGCAGTTTTAAATTAGGAACATTTTATCAGATAGCTAGATGACATTTATTGTTCCATTAAGACATTATATCCATTTGTAGTGATCCCTCTGACACCTGTCTAGAGTGAGGGAAACAtgtcagggtcaaaggtcacattaaGACCATAATGTTGTTACTACAATGATTATGAATTATTCCAAAATTCTaggaaaagataaagacagTAGgattattaaatgttaaatcttcCATTGTGTCTATgtgttccctcctctctctgtgatcAGGTTGCTGGGCGTCTCCATGTGGAGGTGGTGCGGGTTGGAGGCGGCTTAGAGGACAACATAGCTGGAGGAGACGAACCAGAAAACAACCAAGACACCGAGATCCAGGATCGCAAATTTATATGCATGGTAAGACTAATACATCATCAGAGTGGCACTTTCCCTTGTGTCTACTGTGATTAGTCAGAAAGAGTCAGATTTTGCATTTTATCTTTaattataaatatgtttaaatgacCGTTGGCCTGTGCATCCTCTGCAGATTAAGATCCTGCAGGCCACTGGTCTTCCCCAGTACCTCTCCAACTTCGTCTTCTGTCAGTACTCCTTCTGGGACCAGTCTGAGCCAATCATCGTGGCTCCTGAAGTCGACCCATCATCCTCGTCACCCAGCACCAAGGACCCACACTGCATGGTGGTGTTTGACAGCTGCAAGGTGAGCactggagggggaggagaatcATCTCATATAGCAACAAACTTAACAGCTTTCATAGGTCATTTGTGGGACGATTTTTATAACAGTGGTGGGCAAGTGTTCATGTCCAGGTTGTGAATATGACACTGGTCTCTATGGGCACCGTAGGAACTGGCGGTGTCAGTGTCTGAGGATTTCATCGAGTACCTCACGGAAGGGGCTGTCGCCATCGAGGTTTATGGCCACAGGCAGGCAGATGCAGGCAGGAACCCCGCCCTGTGGGACCTCAGCATCATCCAGGCCAAGACACGCACACTACGAGACAGgtagactcaaacacacacactcacctcagTCTGGCTTACAAGACTAGTTTTCCAGCAACTGATGCAAAaccagtgttttgttgtttccaagatgtgttgatgatgttgttttttgcaGATGGAGTGAGGTAACACGTCGTCTGGAAGTGTGGATTCAAATCCTGGAGATAAACGAGAACGGAGAGTTTGTCCCAGTGGAGGTGGTTCCTGCTAGAGATATACAGACCGGGGGAATCTTCCAGCTTCGGCAGGTAGGAATAAGCTAACTCAAGCCAACAGGCAGACttctaaatattataaacatttttaaacttatGTCCTATCCTCTACACTTCCTCTCCCTGCTCATCTGTAGGGTCAGTCAAGGCGGATCCAGGTGGACGTGCGTTCAGTTCAGGACTCGGGCACCATGCCTCTGATTGCAGAGATAGTGCTTGCGGTGTCGGTGGGCTGCGTTGAGATCAGGAACACTGTAGCAAACCCGGAAGGAGATGAGATGGACAGTTATCAGGTAGATCAGTGGAATACATGTCTGTCCATAGTGTCTGTTTACCTAATTTCAGTAAACCTTAAATCAATTTGCTGCTGAATTGAAGCCAAAGGAGATTAAGTGACTGGTTTGTTGGACAGGAAAGAGATCTGGAACGTTTGCGGGGGCAGTGGTTAACCGCTCTCACCAAGAGACAGGAATACCTCGACCAACACCTGCAAAGCCTGGTCAGCAAATCAGGTAACACACAATTGCTCCCTTAATTCTCAGGGATGTAGTCATCTATAGTGTCTTCAGAGGGGCTTGTTAAATGTTTGAGTATTGTTGTGTgcacagagaagacagaggatGACATGGAGAGGGAGGCTCAGCTGCTGGAGTGGCGCTTGactctgacagaggagagaaacgcCGTCATGGTGCCCTCTGCTGGCAGCGGCATTCCCGGAGCGCCTGCTGAATGGTGCGACCCATGGCAGGACGTGTTCCTGTCTCTGATATATTGAATGTTTCCTCATGTTCAAACGACATCACTTGAAGGTACAGACAAATGCACGTAATGATGACAAGCTGTTCCGCATGTGTGTTCACAGGGTTCCTCTGCCAGGCATGGAGACGCATACTCCTGTCCTCTTCCTGAACCTCAAACGTACGTCACTTCTTTGGGTGTAAAACCATTTAATTCTGATCCATACACCGATAATTATATTACATCATATTATGATCTATATTGAGAAACAATTTTATTGGTTGAGTAATTTATGCTTGAAAGAGTGTTTTTCTACTCTCAGGCTGCTTTACAATGGTTTATTTCTTGTTGTTACTCCAGCCGATGACCTCAGCTCTCAGGACCAGTTTGAGGTTCCTGAGGCCGGAGGTTTGGATGCGTCTCTGAGtggagaagatgaggatgacTACTTTGACCTGCAAATTGTCAAACACTACGATGCAGAGGTGAGCATCAGGGATGAAATGGTGTGGAAACTTCCCACTGGAGAGTTAACTTGTGACAACACTAGATTTCACCAAACATTTTACAAGAAAAGCGGCGTGTAGGCTCAGTAACACTTTgatctattgtgtgtgtgagtgtgtgtgtgtggattagaATTGGTATCTTGTGATGCTGCCACATTCGTCAGACATCAGAGTTTGCAGATCAATGTTATCACGTTCCCTTGTGTCATCAGGTCAAATCTGAAATGTTGCAAAATAGGCGCTTTTTCTCCCTGGGACGCCACCTTGTGCCACTGTCTGTCAATTCTCCTCCCGTCACATAATAAGACTCCACttccctgctgctgcactgagcaGACACTTTCTATATATAACTATAGCGTCAGACTAAGTATTAATATCTAGTATTTTACAAATTAAAGTTTGTATTTGATTGTTGTGGGTGCAACTTCTGATCTGCAAAAATCAGCCAAATGAGTTTTTGTCTATAAAATTGAAATAGATAGTGGGGCTGGTGATAAAGTTATGTAATCAGTATTTGTTTGAATGCTGTGTAGCACAGATAACAATGTGGAAACCCTAGTGAGGATGAACCTGCATTAAACAATTTTAAAGGAATTCCTGGAGTCCCTATGTTTCActgacaaactgtgtgtgtcaatTCCACAGGTGAAAGCAGAGGCATCATGGGACTCCACCATTCATGAATGTCCCCAGCTCAGTCGTGGTGGAGCGTGGCCCGAGCAGCGGGTATACCTGACCATCAGAGTAATGGTTCAGCTCAGCCATCCTGCCGACATGCAGCTGGTGCTGAGGAAGAGAATCTGTGTCAACGTCAATCCCGGCCGCCAAGGCTTTGCCCACAACTTCCTCAGAAGGATGTCCACCCGCAGCACCATACCAGGCTGTGGGGTCACGTTTGAGGTGGTCTCCAACATCCCCGGggtgaggaaatgaaaagatgtCAGACATTCTGTCTTCAGCACAGTGGATTACTGAACACATGTTTTGATATGTTCTGTCCCATCAGGACGCCCCTGGATCAGAGGACAGGGAGATGCTGGCCAACCTCGCCGCCAGCGCACACAACAGCCAGTCAGGAGATGAAGAGGCTGCCATCGAGAAATACCTCCGAAGTGTCATGAGTCTGGAGAACATCCTGACTCTGGACAGACTAAGACAGGTAGATAGAGAAACTGATAGATatgcatataaacacacacacaaaacgatAGATATGATATATGTAGAGCTAGTATAAAACTACAAgctgtcaatgtgtgtgtttgttttaggaGGTAGCAGTGAAGGAGCAACTGGCTGGCAGAGGCAGGAGCAACAGACGGAGCCTAAGTTCTCCATCTGTCCACAGGGTAAatcacaaagacattttcagccatgaactccggagaatgtccacagaaTTGGGCCCGGACTTTGTTCGgcgtttgcttttcacatatgaacgcagcgggagattctccactcagacacattcacagcaacacagaaatctcagttcagtgcatgtctgaaagcggcttaTGAGATGATACTAGTATATTGTAATATGATCTCTGTCCATCCTCAGCTGTCTGGAAGTAGACAAGATTTATCCACAACCTGCCTGCTGGATGATAAGGTAACATActttttgtagatttttttgacatatggttaaaaaaataaaaacagtacacatatctgatatttatttcacctttttcaTGCCTTCGTCCTGTCGTCTCTGtgcctgtctcctcctcagggTCGATGGGAGAGTCAGCAGGACATCTTCATGCCTTCTCAGTTTCACCGCACCCTCCCCC contains these protein-coding regions:
- the kif13ba gene encoding kinesin-like protein KIF13B isoform X1, with translation MGEPSLDDANVKVAVRVRPFNRREKELNTKCVVEMVKNQTILHPGGTNLGKADPRNQSKVFAYDHCFWSMDETEKEKFAGQEVVFQCLGESLLNNAFQGYNACIFAYGQTGSGKSYTMMGSVDQPGLIPRLCSALFDRTQKEQREQESFTVEVSYMEIYNEKVRDLLDPKGGRQTLRVREHKVLGPYVDGLSRLAVACYKDIESLMSEGNKSRTVAATNMNEESSRSHAVFNIILTHTLKDLKSGTSGEKVSRLSLVDLAGSERAAKTGAAGERLKEGSNINKSLTTLGLVISALAEQGTAKNKTKFVPYRDSVLTWLLKDCLGGNSRTAMVATVSPSADNYEETLSTLRYADRAKSIVNHAVVNEDPNARIIRELREEVEKLRVQLTQAESLKAPELKERLEESEKLIQEMTITWEQKLRKTEEVAQERQKQLESLGISLQSSGIKVGDDKSFLVNLNADPALNELLVYYLKEHTKVGSADSQDIQLCGMGIQGEHCIIDITPDTAVVLTPYRNARTCVNGSPVTSALQLHHGDRIFWGNNHFFRINLPKRRSRGMEEEYGEGGVMKNSGSSEQLDADGDTASEVSSEVSFSYEFAQTEVMMKALGNNDPMQAVLQSLERQHEEEKRSALERQRQMYEQELQQLRKKLNPDRLSTGQSGAPTPGQQGPGQQSHYRSLERLSMGGMSHSTSAQSRLRQWNEDREAVLVRSLRRLREQIVRANLLVQEACFIADELERHTEYRVTLQIPSDNLNANRKRDAVLSEPAIQVRRRCRGKQIWSLEKMENRLVDMRELYQEWQDYHQHHQDNPVMRSYFRRADPFFDEQENHSLIGVANVFLSCLFYDVKLQYAIPIINQKGEVAGRLHVEVVRVGGGLEDNIAGGDEPENNQDTEIQDRKFICMIKILQATGLPQYLSNFVFCQYSFWDQSEPIIVAPEVDPSSSSPSTKDPHCMVVFDSCKELAVSVSEDFIEYLTEGAVAIEVYGHRQADAGRNPALWDLSIIQAKTRTLRDRWSEVTRRLEVWIQILEINENGEFVPVEVVPARDIQTGGIFQLRQGQSRRIQVDVRSVQDSGTMPLIAEIVLAVSVGCVEIRNTVANPEGDEMDSYQERDLERLRGQWLTALTKRQEYLDQHLQSLVSKSEKTEDDMEREAQLLEWRLTLTEERNAVMVPSAGSGIPGAPAEWVPLPGMETHTPVLFLNLKPDDLSSQDQFEVPEAGGLDASLSGEDEDDYFDLQIVKHYDAEVKAEASWDSTIHECPQLSRGGAWPEQRVYLTIRVMVQLSHPADMQLVLRKRICVNVNPGRQGFAHNFLRRMSTRSTIPGCGVTFEVVSNIPGDAPGSEDREMLANLAASAHNSQSGDEEAAIEKYLRSVMSLENILTLDRLRQEVAVKEQLAGRGRSNRRSLSSPSVHRLSGSRQDLSTTCLLDDKGRWESQQDIFMPSQFHRTLPRPASSPSTYSTSPSSSITSFATTPPQNQEPEQGRLGLAASYLSVKALVPQMPKLLKSLFPARDEKKELRPSPQSQQHVPRIVTSPGGDDNRVKTETTVILQPPTKDKRAEFPEVPPLPVHDPHDITPLSQSSSGYFSTSVSTVTLSDVLQPSSSSSSLLAAETALPSNPQQQQGADRNDVVTSPSQCAAKMAVIAPPSSNSSANHNNVKAENSFSKQKLVNSGGGGEGFERLEIFVDDEERSRLDILPDWLTDGSYVTVGGNKAGTVRYMGMTQFAEGVWVGVELDTPVGKNDGSVGGHRYFHCKPGYGVLVRPDRLSCRDRTSRHTGEFAPAAHVPILRGEPIVARRGENRKSWSS